A section of the Desulfobacterales bacterium genome encodes:
- a CDS encoding 5-formyltetrahydrofolate cyclo-ligase: MRTKSSKSIAPRRKKSVDDGKGKRSEVRNSIISKLEAMPQDLLLQRYVAVENRLFNFANFLEAKIVLLYANQNHEIPTFNIIKRSIERNKIIVFPHFDNTKFNFKLYKVENLASYIKNGLAGLKDIDTDKCKVVPINSLDIAIIPGIVFDEKGGRVGNVRDYYDKLIPHLPSTTRKVSLAIEDQIIPQMPLEAKSKHVDIIITNERVIYKI; the protein is encoded by the coding sequence ATGAGAACTAAATCTTCTAAATCAATCGCTCCTCGTAGAAAAAAAAGTGTAGATGATGGAAAAGGCAAAAGATCAGAGGTTCGCAATTCAATAATATCTAAACTTGAAGCTATGCCTCAGGATCTATTATTACAAAGATACGTAGCTGTTGAAAATCGCCTTTTTAATTTTGCAAATTTTTTAGAAGCTAAAATTGTGCTTTTATACGCCAATCAAAATCATGAGATACCTACTTTCAATATTATTAAAAGATCCATTGAAAGAAATAAAATAATAGTTTTTCCTCATTTTGATAATACAAAATTTAATTTTAAACTATATAAGGTAGAAAATTTAGCTTCATATATAAAAAATGGGCTTGCTGGGCTTAAAGATATTGATACTGATAAATGTAAAGTAGTGCCAATTAATTCCCTTGATATAGCAATAATTCCTGGAATTGTTTTTGATGAAAAGGGTGGACGAGTAGGCAATGTCAGAGATTATTATGACAAGCTCATTCCGCACCTTCCTTCAACTACAAGGAAAGTATCCCTTGCAATTGAGGACCAAATAATCCCCCAAATGCCATTAGAAGCGAAAAGTAAGCATGTAGATATAATAATCACAAATGAAAGGGTAATTTATAAAATCTAA
- the serS gene encoding serine--tRNA ligase: MLDLKYVRQNLDEVRQSLQNRGAKVNLDEFCNIEDKRRLILVEVEELRHKRNSVSNDVANKKRKGEDASHLINEMQDVSTKIKSLDKDLSECEEKLNKILMELPNIPHSSVIIGKDSSENLFIKKEGDIPNFDFQPLAHWDLGEKLKILDFERAAKIAGARFPLYMGAGSMLERALINFMLDVHTMDHGYKEVLPPFMVNSKSLFGTGQLPKFEEDLFKLTGWDYYLIPTAEVPVTNIYQNEILEEEMLPIKFTAYTPCFRSEAGAHGKDTRGLIRQHQFNKVELVKFVLPETSYDELEMLLKNAEKILQLLKLPYQVICLCSGDIGFSSAKTYDIEVWMPSQNTYREISSCSNFQDFQARRANIRFKRKGKKGTEFVHTLNGSGLAVGRTFAAIIENYQQEDGSIIIPEVLKPYMRNMEKITN; encoded by the coding sequence ATGCTTGATTTGAAATATGTACGTCAAAATTTAGATGAAGTAAGACAGTCTCTTCAAAACAGAGGGGCCAAAGTTAACCTTGATGAATTTTGTAATATTGAAGATAAACGAAGGCTTATCTTAGTAGAAGTTGAAGAGTTACGTCATAAAAGGAATTCTGTTTCTAACGATGTAGCAAATAAAAAAAGGAAGGGAGAGGATGCATCCCATCTTATTAATGAAATGCAGGATGTGTCCACTAAAATAAAGTCTTTAGACAAGGACTTATCTGAATGTGAAGAAAAACTAAACAAAATATTAATGGAACTCCCTAATATCCCCCATTCATCAGTCATAATTGGTAAAGATAGCTCCGAAAATTTATTTATAAAAAAAGAAGGAGATATCCCTAACTTTGATTTCCAGCCATTAGCTCATTGGGATTTAGGAGAAAAATTAAAAATTCTTGATTTTGAAAGAGCTGCAAAAATTGCTGGCGCCAGATTTCCTCTTTATATGGGAGCAGGTTCCATGCTTGAAAGAGCTTTAATAAATTTTATGTTAGATGTCCATACTATGGATCATGGCTATAAAGAAGTTCTTCCTCCATTTATGGTAAATTCAAAATCTCTGTTTGGAACAGGTCAACTTCCAAAATTTGAAGAAGACCTTTTTAAACTTACTGGGTGGGACTATTATCTAATTCCTACAGCTGAAGTTCCAGTTACTAATATATATCAAAATGAAATATTAGAAGAAGAAATGCTGCCAATAAAATTTACAGCATATACTCCTTGTTTTCGTTCTGAAGCAGGTGCTCACGGAAAAGATACAAGGGGCTTAATACGACAGCATCAATTTAACAAAGTAGAATTAGTTAAATTCGTCCTGCCTGAAACATCTTATGACGAATTAGAAATGTTACTTAAAAACGCTGAAAAAATTTTACAGTTGCTTAAATTGCCTTATCAAGTAATATGCCTTTGTAGCGGAGATATTGGATTTTCTTCAGCTAAAACCTATGATATTGAAGTTTGGATGCCAAGCCAAAATACCTATAGAGAAATTTCTTCATGCAGCAATTTTCAAGATTTTCAAGCTCGAAGAGCAAATATTAGATTTAAAAGAAAAGGAAAAAAGGGCACAGAATTTGTTCATACTTTAAATGGCTCTGGCCTTGCTGTAGGAAGAACATTCGCTGCTATCATTGAAAATTATCAACAAGAAGATGGCTCTATAATTATACCTGAAGTTCTTAAACCTTATATGAGAAATATGGAAAAAATTACAAATTAA
- the thrC gene encoding threonine synthase yields MKIDNFPKEIQNYLIPKCSGNLVYYCLGCNQEFSIEKLLYICPSCGQVLLIHDKNFERLKEIDGATWRMIFDYRKMLKIQALKGIYLYHEFIGPVIPIDDIVYLGEAHTPIVEANQILQDKVGIKFYYKNDGQNPSASFKDRGMASALSYINFLIKNNYVSDILAICASTGDTSASAALYSAYLKPNVKSAVILPHKKVTPQQLSQPLGSGASVFEIPGVFDDCMKVVEYLSENYNIALLNSKNAWRILGQESYSYEIAQDFEYDLNNVVVIVPIGNAGNITAVINGFLKFYEVGIINVLPKIIGVQSNHANPVYLYYKENEADKRKFNPVIVKPSVAQAAMIGNPVSMPRVIHLVEKYNKVAGDTRVFFTEVNEQSIMDWELVANKNGHIVCTQGGECLAGLVNAIKEGIVEKNEIAVLDSTAHALKFSGFQEMYFENKFPDEYEVIPNEEYRNKPVLIKPDSVKKFPEPGKSIDKDDFDIFVKGVSSEIAQMLNLKAVPKE; encoded by the coding sequence ATGAAGATAGATAATTTCCCAAAAGAAATTCAAAATTACCTTATTCCTAAATGTTCTGGAAATTTGGTTTATTATTGTTTAGGTTGTAATCAAGAATTTTCAATAGAAAAACTTTTATATATCTGCCCATCATGCGGGCAAGTGCTTCTTATCCACGATAAAAATTTTGAACGTCTTAAAGAAATAGATGGAGCTACTTGGAGAATGATATTTGATTATCGCAAGATGCTCAAAATTCAAGCTCTTAAAGGCATATATCTTTACCATGAATTTATAGGCCCGGTCATACCTATAGATGATATAGTCTATTTAGGTGAAGCTCACACTCCTATAGTTGAAGCAAATCAAATTCTTCAAGATAAAGTTGGAATAAAATTTTATTATAAAAATGATGGACAAAACCCAAGTGCTTCTTTTAAAGACAGGGGAATGGCAAGTGCTTTAAGTTATATAAATTTTTTAATAAAAAATAATTATGTTTCAGATATCCTTGCTATTTGTGCTTCTACTGGTGATACTTCTGCTTCAGCAGCTCTTTACTCGGCATATTTAAAGCCTAATGTAAAATCAGCTGTTATTCTTCCCCATAAAAAAGTTACTCCCCAGCAACTGTCTCAGCCTTTAGGGAGTGGAGCTTCAGTATTCGAAATTCCAGGAGTATTTGACGATTGCATGAAAGTCGTTGAATATTTATCAGAAAACTATAACATAGCTTTGTTAAATTCAAAAAATGCATGGCGTATTCTTGGTCAAGAGTCATATTCTTATGAGATAGCTCAAGATTTTGAATATGATCTTAATAATGTCGTGGTTATAGTACCAATAGGAAATGCTGGAAATATAACGGCTGTTATTAATGGCTTTTTAAAATTTTATGAAGTTGGAATAATCAATGTTCTCCCTAAAATTATTGGAGTTCAATCCAATCATGCTAATCCAGTATATTTGTATTATAAAGAAAATGAAGCAGATAAACGGAAATTTAATCCAGTAATTGTTAAGCCGAGCGTAGCTCAAGCTGCAATGATAGGAAATCCAGTTTCAATGCCTCGAGTTATTCATCTTGTTGAAAAATATAATAAAGTTGCAGGAGATACTCGTGTGTTCTTTACAGAAGTAAACGAACAATCCATTATGGACTGGGAACTTGTTGCTAATAAAAATGGACATATTGTGTGTACTCAAGGTGGAGAATGTCTCGCTGGTCTTGTAAACGCAATCAAAGAAGGTATTGTAGAAAAAAATGAAATAGCTGTTTTAGATTCTACTGCCCATGCCCTTAAATTTTCAGGTTTTCAAGAAATGTATTTTGAAAATAAATTTCCTGACGAATACGAAGTTATTCCAAATGAGGAATACAGAAATAAACCTGTTCTAATTAAGCCTGATAGCGTAAAAAAATTCCCTGAGCCTGGAAAATCAATCGATAAAGACGATTTTGATATTTTTGTTAAAGGGGTATCGTCTGAAATAGCGCAAATGCTTAATTTGAAAGCAGTTCCTAAGGAATAA